In a single window of the Desulfovibrio mangrovi genome:
- a CDS encoding biotin attachment protein, translating into MLDITKLLEEIKASPYEELVITAPHTGVVSFAGVEEGTRVVGATGLWKEVPGTRLATIEREHNQKFILAHEKGVISKVHKELEGTFVEAGTPLVHLRHFLSKDEVMSIILKKALYLFNAPERAKYYFAPDADKKIKASGPKAVTVHDGQELFIMSRMKREASLCYSGPEGVIYAVYFQHNENVDAGAPLIGVCPPDQVGLIEDVVIRVQTEWVEQD; encoded by the coding sequence ATGCTGGATATTACCAAACTGCTTGAAGAGATTAAGGCTTCTCCCTACGAGGAGCTTGTGATTACCGCCCCCCACACCGGGGTGGTGAGCTTTGCCGGAGTGGAAGAGGGCACCCGTGTCGTGGGAGCCACCGGTCTGTGGAAGGAGGTTCCCGGTACCCGCCTCGCAACCATCGAGCGCGAGCATAACCAGAAGTTCATCCTTGCCCATGAAAAGGGTGTCATTTCCAAGGTGCACAAGGAACTTGAAGGCACCTTCGTGGAAGCCGGTACCCCGCTGGTACATCTTCGCCACTTCCTTTCCAAGGATGAGGTGATGAGCATCATCCTGAAGAAGGCCCTGTACCTTTTCAACGCACCTGAGCGCGCCAAATACTACTTCGCGCCCGATGCGGACAAAAAGATCAAGGCGTCCGGTCCCAAGGCCGTTACCGTGCATGACGGACAGGAACTGTTCATCATGTCGCGCATGAAGCGCGAAGCCTCTCTCTGCTATTCCGGTCCCGAAGGCGTTATCTATGCTGTGTACTTCCAGCATAACGAAAACGTGGATGCAGGCGCGCCGCTCATCGGCGTGTGCCCGCCCGATCAGGTCGGCCTGATCGAGGACGTAGTCATCCGCGTGCAGACGGAATGGGTTGAGCAGGATTAG
- a CDS encoding single-stranded DNA-binding protein: protein MLNKVMIIGRLGADPELRYAGNGTPIASFNVATDESYTDREGNRVDRAEWHRVVVFQRQAENCANFLAKGSLVYIEGSLQTRQWQDQQGQNRYTTEIKAQRVQFLDRRGEGAQQGASAGGGERRSFANQGGGQSGQGGQGGRGGYGGGRPQQGGYDNGPNYDDDLGPAFPSEASGMDDVPF from the coding sequence ATGCTGAATAAAGTGATGATCATCGGGCGTCTTGGCGCTGATCCGGAGTTGCGCTACGCGGGCAACGGCACGCCCATCGCCAGCTTCAACGTGGCGACGGACGAATCCTATACCGACCGCGAGGGCAACCGTGTGGACAGGGCCGAATGGCACCGTGTGGTTGTCTTTCAGCGTCAGGCCGAAAACTGCGCCAACTTCCTCGCCAAGGGCAGCCTCGTGTATATTGAAGGCAGCCTGCAGACCCGCCAGTGGCAGGATCAGCAGGGCCAGAACCGGTACACTACGGAAATCAAGGCGCAGCGCGTGCAGTTCCTTGACCGCCGTGGCGAAGGTGCCCAGCAGGGCGCTTCTGCCGGAGGCGGAGAACGTCGTTCCTTCGCCAATCAGGGCGGCGGCCAAAGTGGCCAAGGTGGCCAGGGCGGTCGTGGTGGTTACGGCGGCGGTCGTCCCCAGCAGGGCGGCTATGACAACGGCCCCAACTACGACGACGATCTCGGTCCCGCATTCCCGTCTGAAGCCAGCGGCATGGATGACGTGCCGTTCTAG
- a CDS encoding carboxyl transferase domain-containing protein — protein MDIDKKIQHLAERLSYIKDIFGDKQTENVRLLETRLEEFVQREQALPTKEKHAAIATVEDLFGFVEKKLETELTPMDKVRIVRHSQRICLRDILENVYDNYTEIGGKDENSIDPSMLIARAYITRRSGKKTYHQPVMVIGQEKGHGEEFRNGGSVKPWGNAKALHYMKVAETENIPVHTFVFTPGSYPIEDAPGAAQQIAKNLYEMSGLRVPIVSIFSEGGSGGAEAIGLADMRLMLSHGYYSVISPEGAAAIEGRLRSGERAGSELIEKCATQLKMTAADNVRMGYIDHAIDEPALGARPYHYDFFRRLRQEVIRATDEVVLSVKGFTPFRAMALRRRRGKTIEDLDLENIYVRWSLSSAARTRLVQKRHKKFLRLSRQAFLDRRPFVRRCSAWWWDKGWDIYSYFKYDLWRKHQKQLIYAVEEVDAEARVLMEKVLRPWRKLTSSLPSVPTKDNSKERDLTMLSQWDQEDEARNGQWSYVSGRAKEDKAITCPNSGSHGCLDLWAPDLFGEFAGVCNYCGHHFPMEYQWYLHNIFDPGSIFEFNSEVEAANPLGFEGLDVKLEQAKKKTGLKSGCMTFEARIDNVKVVVAMLVAPFRGGSVGAAEGEKFIQAAERAKKKRFPFLAYVHGTAGIRIQEGVNGVIQMPRCTMAVRRYIDAGGLYLVLYDTNSYAGPLASFLGCSPYQFSIRSANIGFAGPGVIKETTGMDIPPDYHRAHRALSRGHIQGIWDRRDARSNLRQALLTMGGRNLYYR, from the coding sequence ATGGATATTGATAAGAAAATACAGCATCTTGCCGAACGTCTTTCGTACATCAAGGACATTTTCGGCGATAAGCAGACGGAGAACGTCCGCCTGCTTGAAACCCGTCTGGAAGAGTTTGTGCAGCGTGAACAAGCGCTGCCGACCAAGGAGAAGCACGCGGCCATTGCCACCGTGGAAGATCTGTTCGGCTTTGTGGAAAAAAAGCTGGAAACCGAACTGACCCCCATGGACAAGGTACGCATCGTGCGCCATTCGCAGCGTATCTGCCTGCGCGACATTCTGGAAAACGTGTACGATAACTACACGGAAATTGGCGGCAAGGACGAAAACAGCATCGACCCCAGCATGCTCATCGCCCGCGCCTACATCACCCGTCGCAGCGGCAAGAAGACTTATCATCAGCCCGTCATGGTCATCGGCCAGGAAAAGGGCCACGGCGAGGAATTCCGCAACGGCGGTTCCGTTAAGCCGTGGGGTAACGCCAAGGCGCTTCACTACATGAAGGTTGCTGAGACTGAAAACATCCCCGTGCATACCTTCGTGTTCACCCCCGGTTCCTATCCCATTGAAGACGCTCCGGGCGCAGCCCAGCAGATTGCCAAGAACCTGTACGAAATGTCGGGCCTGCGCGTACCCATCGTTTCCATCTTTTCCGAAGGTGGTTCCGGCGGTGCGGAAGCCATCGGCCTTGCCGACATGCGCCTCATGCTGTCTCACGGCTACTACTCGGTTATCTCTCCCGAAGGTGCCGCGGCCATTGAAGGCCGTTTGCGCTCCGGTGAACGTGCCGGTTCCGAGCTTATTGAGAAGTGCGCCACCCAGTTGAAGATGACCGCGGCAGACAACGTGCGCATGGGCTACATTGACCATGCCATTGACGAACCTGCGCTGGGTGCCCGTCCTTACCACTATGATTTCTTCCGCCGTTTGCGCCAGGAAGTCATCCGCGCCACCGACGAAGTGGTGCTGAGCGTGAAAGGATTCACTCCCTTCCGCGCCATGGCCCTGCGTCGCCGTCGTGGCAAGACCATAGAAGATCTCGATCTCGAGAACATCTATGTGCGCTGGAGCCTTTCCTCCGCGGCCCGTACCCGTCTGGTGCAGAAGCGCCACAAGAAGTTCCTGCGCCTGTCCCGTCAGGCCTTCCTTGACCGCCGTCCCTTCGTGCGTCGCTGTTCGGCGTGGTGGTGGGACAAGGGCTGGGACATCTACTCTTACTTCAAGTACGACCTGTGGCGTAAGCATCAGAAGCAGCTCATCTATGCTGTGGAAGAAGTGGACGCCGAAGCCCGCGTACTCATGGAAAAGGTGCTTCGTCCTTGGCGCAAGCTGACCAGCTCTCTGCCCAGCGTGCCTACCAAGGATAATTCCAAGGAACGCGATCTGACCATGCTTTCCCAGTGGGATCAGGAAGATGAAGCCCGTAACGGCCAGTGGAGCTATGTTTCCGGTCGTGCCAAGGAAGATAAGGCAATTACCTGCCCCAACTCCGGAAGCCATGGCTGCCTTGACCTGTGGGCACCTGACCTGTTCGGTGAATTCGCGGGTGTATGTAACTACTGCGGTCACCACTTCCCCATGGAATATCAGTGGTACCTGCACAATATCTTCGATCCGGGTTCGATTTTCGAATTCAACTCCGAAGTGGAAGCAGCCAACCCGCTGGGCTTTGAGGGCCTTGACGTGAAGCTGGAGCAGGCCAAGAAGAAGACCGGCCTCAAGTCCGGCTGCATGACCTTTGAAGCACGCATCGACAACGTCAAGGTTGTTGTGGCCATGCTGGTCGCCCCGTTCCGTGGCGGCTCCGTTGGCGCTGCGGAAGGTGAGAAGTTCATTCAGGCTGCAGAGCGCGCCAAGAAGAAGCGTTTCCCCTTCCTTGCCTACGTGCACGGCACTGCCGGTATCCGTATTCAGGAAGGCGTGAACGGCGTTATCCAGATGCCGCGCTGCACCATGGCCGTCCGTCGCTATATCGACGCCGGGGGCTTGTACCTCGTGCTGTACGACACCAACTCCTATGCCGGTCCGTTGGCCAGCTTCCTCGGCTGTTCCCCTTACCAGTTCTCCATCCGCTCGGCGAACATCGGCTTTGCCGGTCCCGGCGTTATCAAGGAGACCACGGGTATGGACATTCCTCCGGACTACCACCGTGCACACCGTGCGCTGTCCCGTGGCCATATTCAGGGCATCTGGGACCGTCGTGATGCGCGCAGCAACCTGCGTCAGGCGCTGCTCACCATGGGTGGGCGCAACCTCTACTACAGGTAA